The following are encoded in a window of Penaeus monodon isolate SGIC_2016 chromosome 9, NSTDA_Pmon_1, whole genome shotgun sequence genomic DNA:
- the LOC119576998 gene encoding uncharacterized protein LOC119576998 has product MLLDGPGVRPKHVMSFGMEMQTHQGTQQQQQTNLQSTEEIQQPAVTPDPQELSPEPTLITPVPEHVTDTDPSPALSRPAATIQQRRLQPPSRSERVDALLQKIIDKLDGYFEKDQDWKDKFLTEIIGRNHEELVIKRIS; this is encoded by the coding sequence ATGTTATTAGACGGACCTGGTGTTAGACCAAAGCATGTTATGTCTTTTGGGATGGAAATGCAAACACACCAAGGTactcagcagcagcaacaaaccAATCTACAGTCCACAGAAGAAATTCAACAACCAGCAGTTACTCCCGATCCACAGGAATTGTCGCCAGAGCCAACTTTAATTACACCAGTTCCTGAACATGTAACAGACACAGATCCATCACCTGCACTATCTCGGCCAGCTGCAACAATTCAGCAAAGGAGGTTGCAACCACCATCAAGGTCAGAGAGGGTTGATGCCTTACTTCAGAAAATAATAGACAAATTAGATGGTTACTTTGAAAAAGATCAAGATTGGAAAGATAAATTCTTGACAGAAATAATAGGCAGAAACCATGAAGAACTAGTTATAAAGAGAATATCTTAA
- the LOC119577000 gene encoding ankyrin repeat and MYND domain-containing protein 2-like has translation MAGEEDERQAPQPEIIRLVGQSDVNGVKNLLLRGEAKTEETDGSGMTALHHSAYKGNAELCKLLIEHGADINSDSHDHRYSPLHFAALSGSTATVQHLLTAGAKTYYTNTLGRTAAQMAAFVGNHAVVALINNYVPLEAVTYYTKPMGLEKEAKLSSEVANPLYDLIMQVNLHPVRIAMYLERSEVIRKHISSAYKVLDLMCEKESKRAEGVNEVICIKFHYLAYILRTLEKEIKKFESSKEKNTSEKDCPIFESIIKKWLRGREYDGIEEHMEYYIRDAIKSFPYVEMPLFIQLVRNMTGKLGDSWALGVLSGCINGQRAFQDDKACSTCGEEKKDAKKCAKCKMVQYCDRVCQKLHWTNHKKFCSRLLEDYERQQKLLEEEKKKEEEEKKKVSQESSGVDSKKEGPTSDPVNKDLTNKTENLEIS, from the exons ATGGCAGGCGAGGAGGACGAGAGGCAGGCGCCGCAGCCCGAGATTATTCGTCTGGTAGGCCAAAGTGACGTCAATGGAGTTAAAAATTTACTTCTGCGAGGCGAGGCGAAGACGGAGGAAACGGATGGCAGTGGAATGACAGCGCTACACCACTCAGCATATAAGGGAAATGCGGAGCTGTGTAAACTTCTCATTGAGCAT ggtgcTGACATCAATAGTGACAGCCATGATCACCGTTACTCACCACTACATTTTGCTGCTCTCTCTGGGAGTACGGCAACTGTACAGCATTTATTAACAGCCGGTGCCAAGACATATTATACCAACACTCTTGGCAGAACAGCAGCACAAATGGCAGCTTTTGTGGGCAATCATGCAGTTGTGGCGCTCATTAATAATTATGTCCCTCTGGAAGCTGTCACTTATTACACAAAACCAATGGGCCTTGAAAAGGAAGCAAAGCTGTCCAGTGAAGTTGCCAATCCCCTTTATGATTTGATCATGCAG GTAAACCTTCATCCTGTAAGGATTGCCATGTACCTTGAGAGGTCGGAAGTGATTCGCAAGCATATCAGCAGTGCTTATAAAGTTTTGGATTTGATGTGCGAGAAGGAGAGCAAGCGGGCAGAAGGAGTTAATGAA GTCATATGCATCAAGTTCCACTACCTAGCATATATATTAAGGACTctagaaaaagaaatcaagaaatttGAAAGctcaaaagaaaagaataccAGTGAGAAGGACTGCCCAATCTTTGAGAGCATCATCAAAAAGTGGCTACGAGGCAGAGAGTATGATGGCATTGAGGAGCACATGGAGTATTATATAAGGGATGCCATCAAGTCTTTCCCATATGTGGAGATGCCCCTCTTCATCCAGTTGGTTAGGAACATGACAGGGAAGTTAGGAGACTCATGGGCCTTGGGAGTGCTAAGTGGGTGCATCAATGGGCAAAGGGCATTCCAGGACGACAAGGCTTGCTCAACCTGTGGTGAGGAGAAAAAGGATGCCAAAAAGTGTGCCAAGTGCAAGATGGTCCAGTACTGTGATCGGGTTTGCCAGAAACTCCACTGGACCAACCACAAGAAGTTTTGCAGCAGGCTTTTAGAAGATTATGAAAGGCAACAGAAGTtgttggaggaggagaagaaaaaggaagaggaagaaaagaagaaagtcaGTCAAGAGTCAAGTGGAGTAGATAGTAAGAAAGAGGGACCAACTTCAGACCCTGTTAACAAAGATTTAACCAACAAGACAGAAAATCTAGAGATTTCTTAA